The Geobacillus stearothermophilus ATCC 12980 genome contains a region encoding:
- a CDS encoding energy-coupling factor ABC transporter ATP-binding protein gives MKTLLLRMERVKYAYQAERYVLNGIDWEIPERKKCALIGPNGCGKTTLFLHLNGLLRAQEGAVYWKGRNMYERGADWTQWRREVGIVFQNPEHQILAPLVRDELAISLVHAGIDREKMREALAAITAEYHLQSWLDRPTHQFSLGQKKWLTLCCTMAAKPDLLVLDEPTAYLDQHQTKQFLKQIDAIHQAGTTVLIATHDMDFVWQWADVVAVMHEGRIVMQGAPEDVFADRQRLLDIRLDVPLFVRLWQAWRPEEKIVPDVLRRERDMSGEWSVKNGC, from the coding sequence GTGAAAACGTTGCTGCTGCGAATGGAACGAGTGAAATACGCTTATCAAGCAGAACGGTACGTGCTGAATGGGATTGATTGGGAAATTCCAGAGCGAAAAAAATGCGCCTTGATCGGGCCAAACGGCTGCGGCAAAACGACGTTGTTTCTTCATTTGAACGGGCTGCTGCGGGCGCAGGAAGGAGCGGTGTATTGGAAAGGGCGCAACATGTATGAACGCGGCGCTGATTGGACGCAATGGCGGCGTGAAGTCGGCATCGTCTTTCAAAACCCGGAGCATCAAATCCTCGCCCCGCTCGTGCGTGATGAATTGGCGATCAGCTTAGTCCATGCCGGAATCGATCGAGAAAAAATGAGGGAGGCGCTTGCCGCGATTACGGCGGAATACCACCTTCAATCTTGGCTGGACCGCCCGACCCATCAATTCAGTCTCGGACAGAAAAAATGGCTGACGCTCTGCTGTACGATGGCGGCCAAGCCGGACTTGCTCGTATTGGACGAACCGACCGCCTATTTGGATCAGCATCAGACAAAGCAGTTTCTCAAACAAATTGACGCCATTCACCAGGCGGGGACGACTGTGTTGATCGCCACCCATGACATGGATTTCGTCTGGCAGTGGGCGGATGTCGTCGCAGTCATGCACGAAGGACGGATCGTGATGCAAGGGGCGCCCGAAGACGTATTCGCCGACCGCCAGCGGCTGTTGGACATTCGCTTGGATGTTCCGCTGTTCGTGCGGCTTTGGCAAGCATGGCGGCCAGAGGAAAAGATCGTCCCCGATGTGTTGCGCCGTGAAAGGGACATGAGCGGCGAATGGAGTGTGAAAAATGGGTGCTAG
- a CDS encoding energy-coupling factor transporter transmembrane component T family protein, whose product MIREFDRWAYDNRLRAWRAEWKLIVAFVMLAVVMMGGWREQWLVLIGMAYWIVARARVPFSVYGKAMLAASVFLGLSLLTLVVSVSVPFQITFIDSQLQPAAKLAVRSLAAWSCLFFLLITTPAPDLIAVLRRMRLPAALVELCFLMYRFIFLLEQAAAELMLALRARSGGTHWRHGGMLMYQLWMKTWQSYEAFSRSLAARGGVASAGHTHQREKAHVPLVDVAAGIIMALLLGWAWRKG is encoded by the coding sequence ATGATTCGCGAGTTTGACCGTTGGGCGTATGACAACCGGCTGCGGGCATGGCGGGCGGAGTGGAAGCTGATCGTGGCGTTTGTTATGCTTGCCGTTGTCATGATGGGCGGCTGGCGCGAACAATGGCTTGTGCTCATCGGAATGGCGTATTGGATTGTCGCTCGTGCACGAGTGCCGTTTTCCGTGTATGGAAAAGCGATGCTCGCCGCCTCCGTTTTTTTAGGGCTCAGCCTGCTGACGCTCGTTGTGTCCGTGTCGGTTCCTTTTCAAATAACTTTCATCGACAGCCAGCTGCAACCGGCTGCAAAGCTCGCCGTCCGCTCCCTTGCCGCCTGGTCGTGCTTGTTTTTCCTTCTCATTACGACGCCGGCGCCGGACTTGATTGCGGTGCTGAGGCGAATGCGGCTGCCGGCGGCGCTCGTGGAACTTTGCTTTCTTATGTATCGCTTTATCTTTTTGCTCGAGCAGGCGGCCGCAGAGCTGATGCTGGCGTTGCGGGCCCGCAGCGGGGGAACGCATTGGCGGCATGGCGGGATGCTGATGTACCAACTATGGATGAAAACGTGGCAGTCGTATGAAGCGTTCAGCCGTTCGCTTGCGGCGCGTGGAGGCGTCGCGTCGGCTGGGCATACGCATCAGCGGGAAAAAGCGCATGTGCCTCTTGTCGATGTTGCGGCCGGCATCATCATGGCCTTGCTGCTTGGGTGGGCATGGCGGAAAGGGTGA
- a CDS encoding energy-coupling factor ABC transporter substrate-binding protein, which produces MKKNGLLVLLAALLVIIPLWWARGSEFGGTDDQAEKAIQTLNPHYRPWFESIFTPPGGEVETLLFSLQAALGAGVIGYVVGLYKGRSERKNSHDSRV; this is translated from the coding sequence ATGAAGAAAAATGGCTTGCTCGTGTTGCTGGCTGCTTTGCTTGTCATCATTCCTCTTTGGTGGGCGCGCGGATCGGAATTCGGTGGAACGGACGATCAGGCGGAAAAAGCCATTCAAACGCTCAACCCGCATTATCGGCCGTGGTTTGAGTCGATCTTCACCCCTCCAGGCGGCGAAGTCGAAACGCTTCTGTTCTCGCTGCAAGCCGCGCTTGGCGCCGGCGTGATCGGCTACGTCGTCGGGTTGTACAAAGGGCGTTCGGAGCGGAAAAACAGCCATGATTCGCGAGTTTGA
- a CDS encoding energy-coupling factor ABC transporter permease: MAALFVSYFLLTNENEAYAMHIMEGFLPVKWALFWWLLFLPFFVFGLRRLVHTLKQHPEHKLLMALAGAFTFVLSALKIPSVTGSSSHPTGIGFGSVLFGPWVMVVIGTVVLLFQALLLAHGGVTTLGANAMSMAIVGPFVAYGVYQLCRKGAVSNRAALFLAACLSDLATYVMTSLQLALAFPSPDGGVTASFLKFAGIFAITQVPLAVTEGIITVIVWNWLSSYQASPLFQKEKEA; encoded by the coding sequence ATGGCGGCTTTGTTCGTTTCCTATTTTTTGTTGACGAATGAAAATGAAGCGTATGCCATGCACATTATGGAAGGATTTTTGCCTGTCAAATGGGCGCTGTTTTGGTGGCTGTTGTTTTTGCCGTTCTTTGTGTTCGGATTGCGGCGGCTTGTGCATACGCTGAAGCAGCACCCCGAACATAAGCTTCTGATGGCGTTAGCTGGCGCGTTTACATTTGTATTGTCGGCGTTGAAAATTCCATCCGTCACCGGCAGCAGCTCGCATCCGACCGGGATCGGCTTCGGCTCGGTTTTGTTTGGACCATGGGTGATGGTGGTGATCGGCACAGTCGTTCTTCTCTTTCAAGCGCTGCTTCTTGCCCACGGAGGAGTGACGACGCTTGGGGCCAATGCGATGTCGATGGCGATCGTCGGCCCGTTCGTCGCGTACGGAGTGTATCAACTGTGCCGAAAAGGGGCGGTATCCAATCGAGCGGCTTTGTTTCTTGCCGCTTGTTTGTCTGATTTGGCTACATATGTCATGACGTCCCTGCAGCTTGCCCTGGCGTTTCCGTCTCCTGATGGGGGAGTCACCGCCTCGTTTTTGAAATTCGCCGGCATTTTTGCCATTACTCAAGTGCCGTTGGCGGTGACGGAAGGCATCATAACGGTAATCGTCTGGAACTGGCTTTCCTCCTATCAAGCTTCTCCGCTGTTCCAAAAGGAAAAGGAGGCGTAA
- a CDS encoding (2Fe-2S) ferredoxin domain-containing protein, producing the protein MATWDLRGMKHHVLICNGGTCLRHGGDDVTTAVREEIARLGLDDAVHTTRTRCNGRCQDACVMIVYPQGVWYRQITPERAKEVVRAHLGEGVPMREWATYEYEGELVLTPAGEREAPSGKRKTEHAAKGVKG; encoded by the coding sequence GTGGCGACATGGGATTTGCGGGGAATGAAGCATCATGTGCTCATTTGCAACGGAGGGACGTGCCTCCGCCATGGCGGGGATGATGTGACAACGGCGGTGCGCGAGGAGATCGCCCGTCTCGGGCTTGACGACGCTGTCCATACAACAAGGACGCGCTGCAACGGACGATGCCAAGACGCGTGCGTGATGATCGTCTATCCGCAAGGCGTCTGGTATCGACAGATAACGCCGGAGCGGGCGAAGGAGGTTGTGCGCGCTCATTTGGGTGAGGGGGTTCCGATGCGGGAGTGGGCGACGTATGAATACGAAGGCGAATTGGTGTTGACGCCAGCCGGCGAACGGGAGGCGCCAAGCGGAAAACGGAAAACGGAACATGCTGCGAAAGGAGTGAAGGGATAA
- the rraA gene encoding ribonuclease E activity regulator RraA yields the protein MKTADLCDQCLDELQVCELSFQSYGGKRMFSGPIATVDVFEDNVLVREALETVLPGTVLVVDGKGSRRVALLGDRLAQIACDRGLAGVIIHGCIRDSAEIGRMPLGVMAIGTCPVKSKKEGKGVRDVVLEFGGVRWEPGAYVYADADGVVVAREDWSAKNG from the coding sequence ATGAAAACAGCTGATTTATGCGATCAATGTTTAGATGAGTTGCAAGTGTGCGAACTTTCGTTTCAATCGTACGGCGGAAAACGGATGTTTTCCGGGCCGATCGCGACGGTCGACGTGTTTGAGGACAACGTCCTTGTCCGTGAAGCGCTCGAGACGGTGCTGCCGGGGACGGTGCTCGTGGTCGATGGAAAAGGCTCGCGCCGCGTGGCGCTATTAGGCGACCGGTTGGCGCAAATCGCCTGCGACCGGGGGCTTGCCGGCGTCATCATCCACGGCTGCATTCGCGATTCGGCGGAAATCGGCCGCATGCCGCTTGGGGTCATGGCGATCGGCACGTGCCCAGTGAAAAGCAAAAAAGAAGGAAAAGGCGTCCGCGACGTTGTGCTCGAGTTCGGCGGCGTCCGCTGGGAGCCGGGCGCATACGTGTACGCCGATGCCGACGGCGTTGTCGTCGCCCGCGAAGATTGGTCGGCAAAAAACGGTTGA
- a CDS encoding glycerophosphodiester phosphodiesterase family protein → MRRITVFRIYLCALFLLSLPIVLAAAAAWQPPSQPKTTVIAHRGASGHAPEHTLSSYRLAARMNADYIEVDVRATKDGKLVVLHDATLARTTNVETVYPHRSPWRVSDFSLRELKKLDAGSWFDPRFAGECVPTLDEVVRMLKAERVNVPLYVETKQPGIERAVARLLQKHGVLQRGSVMFQSFHPESLQALRPLIPRGVPLIQLVGEKEARSGRDELLQQIAVYADGIGLPLPAVTEEWVRAAHGRGLMVHVYTVNEPHDLARLCAMGVDGVFTDYPDRPGRIAACRRLPRH, encoded by the coding sequence ATGCGCCGGATCACGGTTTTTCGCATCTATCTTTGCGCATTGTTTTTGTTATCGCTGCCGATCGTCTTAGCGGCCGCGGCTGCCTGGCAGCCACCCAGCCAGCCGAAAACCACCGTCATCGCCCACCGCGGCGCGTCCGGACACGCGCCGGAGCATACGCTCTCATCCTACCGCCTCGCCGCCCGCATGAATGCCGATTATATCGAAGTCGATGTGCGCGCAACGAAAGACGGGAAGCTCGTTGTCCTGCATGATGCGACGCTCGCCCGGACGACAAATGTCGAAACGGTTTACCCGCACCGGTCGCCATGGCGAGTCAGCGATTTTTCATTGCGTGAGCTCAAAAAATTGGATGCCGGATCGTGGTTCGATCCACGCTTTGCCGGCGAATGCGTTCCGACGCTTGATGAGGTGGTTCGGATGCTGAAAGCGGAACGTGTAAACGTTCCGTTGTACGTCGAAACGAAACAGCCCGGCATCGAACGGGCGGTCGCCCGCCTATTGCAAAAACACGGCGTTCTCCAGCGCGGAAGCGTCATGTTTCAATCGTTCCATCCAGAAAGTTTGCAGGCGCTCCGCCCGCTCATCCCGCGCGGCGTCCCGCTCATTCAATTGGTCGGCGAAAAGGAAGCGCGAAGTGGCCGCGACGAGCTGTTGCAACAAATCGCCGTCTATGCCGATGGCATCGGCTTGCCGCTCCCAGCCGTCACCGAAGAGTGGGTGCGCGCCGCCCATGGCCGCGGGCTCATGGTTCACGTCTATACCGTCAATGAACCACACGATCTCGCTCGCCTATGCGCCATGGGCGTGGACGGTGTGTTCACCGATTATCCAGACCGCCCTGGCCGCATTGCCGCCTGCCGTCGTTTGCCCCGTCATTGA
- a CDS encoding IS982 family transposase yields the protein MQEHFHFTTDRAKIQKQYAAIFVFVSAQLSCIQVHLHRRNRHLVKQEDAVIIAIHLLGKLLGFTSERAWHRFVTGNLFTNGSFLERSRYNRRCRALGFAIKWIRHELAKRGQHHAYAVVDSLPLPLCHTARMHRVKRFQEIADIGYCASKKQWYYGLKLHLQVTDQGLPMGYVVTEASCHDRIAAESVMTQIPHPYNFGDKGFISRDLQKRLYEEYQMALWTPSRKNQKHRASETWEQWIQQKRKVIETVFSVLVDHYRITGIRANSIIGFEVALDGILLAYSLVTLGLVER from the coding sequence ATGCAAGAGCACTTTCATTTTACTACAGATCGGGCCAAGATTCAAAAGCAATATGCCGCCATTTTCGTTTTTGTTTCTGCTCAACTTTCATGCATTCAGGTGCATCTTCATCGTCGAAATCGCCATTTGGTCAAGCAAGAGGACGCTGTCATCATCGCCATTCATCTTTTAGGAAAGCTGCTCGGTTTTACTTCTGAACGGGCGTGGCATCGTTTTGTCACGGGAAATTTGTTCACAAACGGCTCGTTTCTCGAACGTTCCCGGTATAACCGCCGTTGCCGGGCGCTTGGTTTCGCCATCAAATGGATCCGTCATGAGCTGGCAAAACGCGGTCAACATCATGCCTATGCCGTCGTCGACAGCTTGCCGCTCCCGTTGTGCCATACGGCAAGAATGCATCGCGTCAAACGGTTTCAAGAGATCGCCGACATCGGGTATTGCGCTTCCAAAAAGCAATGGTACTACGGGTTGAAGCTGCACCTTCAAGTGACCGATCAAGGGCTGCCAATGGGGTATGTGGTGACGGAAGCATCTTGCCACGATCGAATCGCAGCCGAAAGCGTGATGACCCAAATTCCCCACCCGTATAACTTCGGGGACAAAGGATTCATTAGCCGTGACTTGCAAAAAAGGCTGTACGAAGAATACCAAATGGCGCTTTGGACTCCGTCTCGAAAAAACCAGAAACATCGTGCGTCTGAGACATGGGAGCAGTGGATCCAACAAAAACGCAAAGTGATCGAGACGGTGTTCTCGGTTCTGGTTGATCACTATCGCATCACGGGGATCCGAGCCAATTCGATTATCGGATTTGAAGTGGCACTAGACGGTATATTGTTAGCTTATTCCCTGGTTACACTTGGGCTAGTTGAGCGATAA
- the pflA gene encoding pyruvate formate-lyase-activating protein, which produces MKGFIHSIESCGTVDGPGLRYVIFTQGCVLRCQYCHNADTWEIGKGKEMTVEEIIDDVKTYLPFINASGGGITVSGGEPLLQIDFLIELFKACKKLGIHTAIDSSGGCYTTEASFQQKLNELLSYTDLILLDLKHIDEKKHRKLTGKTNKHILQFARFLSEKNVPVWIRHVLVPTITDDPNDLRRLAAFIRTLNNVEKIEILPYHKLGVYKWKALGLKYPLEGIEPPSEESVQMAQQILNGTENSTPLT; this is translated from the coding sequence ATGAAAGGATTTATTCACTCCATCGAATCATGCGGTACCGTCGATGGCCCGGGCCTTCGTTATGTCATCTTTACACAAGGATGTGTATTGCGCTGCCAATATTGCCATAACGCCGATACATGGGAAATCGGAAAAGGAAAAGAAATGACCGTAGAAGAAATTATCGATGACGTGAAAACGTACTTGCCGTTTATCAACGCTTCCGGCGGCGGGATTACCGTCAGCGGCGGAGAACCTTTGCTACAAATCGACTTTTTAATTGAGCTATTTAAAGCATGCAAAAAACTCGGCATTCATACAGCAATCGATTCGTCAGGGGGATGCTACACGACAGAAGCATCGTTCCAGCAAAAATTAAATGAATTGCTTTCCTATACGGATTTAATTTTGCTTGATTTAAAACATATCGATGAAAAAAAACATCGGAAACTGACAGGAAAAACAAATAAACACATTTTACAATTTGCTCGGTTTTTATCCGAAAAAAACGTTCCTGTTTGGATCCGGCATGTTCTCGTTCCAACCATTACCGATGACCCTAATGACTTGCGCCGTCTCGCCGCTTTTATTCGTACGTTAAATAATGTGGAAAAAATTGAAATTCTCCCGTACCATAAACTAGGGGTATACAAATGGAAAGCGCTTGGATTGAAGTATCCTTTGGAAGGAATTGAACCTCCTTCGGAAGAAAGCGTACAAATGGCCCAACAAATCTTAAATGGAACGGAAAATAGCACGCCTCTTACGTAA
- the pflB gene encoding formate C-acetyltransferase: protein MKQAVAVLDPWRNFKGSKWKKSIDVRDFILNNVTVYYGDESFLEGPTEATKKLWEQVMELSKQEREKGGVLDMDTSIVSTITSHRPGYLNKDLEKIVGFQTDKPFKRALMPFGGIRMAQQSCEAYGYKISDEVKKIFTEYRKTHNQGVFDVYTEEMRLARKAGIITGLPDAYGRGRIIGDYRRVALYGVDRLIEEKQKDLKNTGARTMTEDIIRLREEIAEQIRALNELKQMALSYGYDISKPARNAHEAFQWLYFAYLAAIKEQNGAAMSLGRVSTFLDIYIERDLQEGTLTEKEAQELVDHFVMKLRLVKFARTPEYNELFSGDPTWVTESIGGVAIDGRPLVTKNSFRFLHTLDNLGPAPEPNLTVLWSKQLPEAFKEYCAKMSIKTSSIQYENDDLMRVEFGDDYGIACCVSAMRIGKQMQFFGARANLAKALLYAINGGVDEKLKIQVGPEFAPITSEYLDYGEVMRKFDQVLEWLAELYINTLNVIHYMHDKYCYERIEMALHDTHVLRTMATGIAGLSVVADSLSAIKYAKVKPIRDENGIAVDFEIEGDFPKYGNNDDRVDQIAVDLVERFMTKLKKHKTYRDSKHTLSILTITSNVVYGKKTGNTPDGRRAGEPFAPGANPLHGRDMKGALASLSSVAKLPYEHALDGISNTFSIVPKALGKDEETRIHNLVAILDGYMEKGGHHLNINVLNRETLLDAMEHPEKYPQLTIRVSGYAVNFIKLTREQQIDVINRTFHETM, encoded by the coding sequence ATGAAACAAGCTGTTGCTGTATTAGACCCGTGGCGAAATTTTAAAGGGTCTAAATGGAAAAAGTCCATTGACGTCCGTGACTTTATTTTAAACAACGTAACCGTTTACTATGGGGATGAATCGTTTTTAGAAGGACCGACCGAAGCAACGAAAAAACTTTGGGAACAAGTGATGGAATTGTCGAAGCAAGAACGCGAAAAAGGCGGCGTTCTTGATATGGACACATCCATTGTTTCCACCATCACTTCCCACAGACCAGGTTATTTAAACAAAGACTTGGAAAAAATCGTTGGCTTTCAAACGGATAAACCGTTTAAGCGCGCATTAATGCCGTTCGGCGGCATCCGCATGGCGCAGCAATCATGTGAAGCATACGGCTACAAAATAAGCGACGAAGTGAAAAAAATCTTTACGGAATACCGAAAAACGCATAACCAAGGTGTATTTGACGTTTACACCGAAGAAATGAGATTAGCGCGCAAAGCAGGAATCATCACCGGTCTTCCAGACGCGTACGGACGCGGCCGCATTATTGGCGACTATCGCCGTGTAGCATTATACGGTGTCGATCGTCTGATTGAAGAAAAACAAAAGGATTTGAAAAACACCGGCGCAAGAACGATGACGGAAGACATTATCCGCCTTCGCGAGGAAATTGCTGAACAAATTCGCGCGTTAAACGAATTGAAACAAATGGCATTAAGCTACGGTTACGACATTTCCAAACCAGCGCGAAACGCGCATGAAGCATTCCAATGGCTCTATTTCGCTTATCTCGCCGCCATTAAAGAACAAAACGGCGCAGCGATGAGCTTAGGGCGCGTTTCCACCTTCTTAGATATTTATATCGAACGCGACCTACAAGAAGGTACACTAACAGAAAAAGAAGCGCAAGAGCTTGTCGACCATTTTGTGATGAAATTGCGCCTTGTCAAATTCGCAAGAACGCCGGAATATAACGAACTATTTAGCGGCGACCCGACATGGGTAACAGAATCAATCGGCGGAGTCGCTATCGACGGTCGTCCGTTAGTAACGAAAAACTCGTTCCGTTTCCTTCATACGTTAGATAACTTAGGACCTGCGCCAGAACCAAACTTAACCGTACTTTGGTCGAAACAATTACCGGAAGCGTTCAAAGAATATTGCGCGAAAATGTCGATTAAAACAAGCTCGATTCAATATGAAAACGACGACTTAATGCGCGTTGAATTTGGCGATGATTACGGAATTGCCTGCTGCGTATCGGCGATGCGAATCGGTAAACAAATGCAATTTTTCGGAGCGCGCGCCAACCTCGCGAAAGCATTGTTATATGCGATTAACGGCGGCGTCGATGAAAAATTAAAAATTCAAGTTGGTCCTGAATTTGCGCCAATTACATCCGAATATTTAGATTATGGCGAAGTAATGCGTAAATTCGATCAAGTGCTTGAATGGCTTGCCGAACTTTATATTAATACACTCAATGTCATCCATTACATGCACGACAAATATTGTTACGAACGCATTGAAATGGCGCTTCATGATACCCACGTTTTGCGCACAATGGCAACTGGTATTGCCGGGCTATCGGTTGTCGCCGATTCGTTAAGCGCGATCAAATATGCAAAAGTAAAACCGATTCGCGATGAAAACGGCATTGCTGTTGATTTTGAAATTGAAGGCGACTTCCCGAAATACGGAAATAACGATGATCGCGTCGACCAAATTGCGGTTGATTTAGTCGAACGCTTTATGACGAAATTGAAAAAACATAAAACGTATCGCGATTCAAAACATACGTTATCGATTTTAACGATTACATCAAACGTCGTATACGGTAAAAAGACAGGCAATACACCAGATGGCCGCCGCGCTGGCGAACCGTTTGCTCCAGGAGCGAACCCGCTACACGGCCGCGACATGAAAGGTGCGCTCGCTTCGTTAAGCTCTGTGGCAAAATTGCCGTATGAACACGCCCTAGACGGTATTTCAAACACGTTCTCGATCGTTCCGAAAGCGTTAGGAAAAGACGAGGAAACACGTATTCACAATCTTGTCGCTATTTTAGACGGTTACATGGAAAAAGGCGGGCATCATCTCAACATTAACGTGTTGAATCGCGAAACATTATTAGACGCGATGGAACATCCAGAAAAATATCCGCAATTAACGATTCGCGTCTCTGGATATGCCGTCAACTTCATTAAACTAACTCGTGAACAACAAATTGACGTCATTAACCGCACGTTCCATGAAACAATGTAA
- a CDS encoding DNA topoisomerase III: MKVIIAEKPDQGATLASIFRTKKRQGYIEILPNDLFPDGAYMTWAIGHLFQLAPPERYRPEWKRWTLGTLPIIPERFEYEIEKAKAKQFKVVKELLRKPEVTEIIHAGDAGREGELIVRNLIRLSGVNKPMKRLWLSSLTPKAIEEGFRRLLDERTTRPLYEEAYARACADWLVGMNASRVYSLLLKERGMNDVFSVGRVQTPTLALIVRREREIEQFRPEPFWEVVASFVIGDKRYEGKWTDKNGQTRLGDEEMAKKIAAFCQGKRAEVADVHTERKTYQPPLLFNLSTLQATANKLYRFSPKKTLDVLQSLYQKGIVSYPRSDSMHVTKGEAETFPAILQKLSSFPAYASYFPLPQPSILQNKRYVNEKKVTDHYAIIPTEQVVDPEKLSADERKVYDLVVRRLIAAHHQAAVIDYTTVTTLVDGRARFVSKGRQVVEEGWRAVIRPHEEEKDAALPLLERGEAGEAAAVKVKEGKTEPPKRYTEGELITLMKTAGKFLDDEELEKVLAKTEGLGTEATRAAIITMLKERKYIEVKNNLVYATDKAKVLIEALGGTILASPEMTAKWEQRLSEIGEGSASPAAFMEQVKKLAQKVVADAIAAAPNWNFRGVDTASIQRTRKKKTMGEKLGPCPLCGGTVVDKGTLYGCDQYAKTKCPFTISKRILGKSISAANVKKLLAQGKTNVIKGFKKGEKTFDAILVWDENEKKLSFQFPKR; this comes from the coding sequence ATGAAGGTCATTATCGCGGAAAAGCCGGACCAAGGGGCGACGCTCGCCTCGATTTTTCGGACGAAAAAACGGCAAGGCTATATCGAAATTTTGCCGAATGACTTGTTTCCCGACGGGGCGTATATGACATGGGCGATCGGGCATTTGTTCCAGCTCGCCCCGCCGGAGCGGTATCGGCCGGAGTGGAAGCGGTGGACGCTCGGCACGTTGCCGATCATCCCGGAACGGTTTGAGTATGAGATCGAAAAAGCGAAGGCGAAACAGTTCAAGGTTGTGAAAGAATTGCTGCGAAAGCCGGAAGTGACGGAAATCATCCATGCCGGCGACGCGGGGCGCGAAGGGGAGCTCATTGTGCGCAACCTCATCCGCCTAAGCGGCGTGAACAAGCCGATGAAGCGGCTTTGGCTGTCGTCCTTGACTCCGAAGGCGATCGAGGAAGGGTTCCGCCGCCTGCTTGATGAACGGACGACGCGCCCGCTCTATGAGGAAGCGTACGCCCGCGCCTGCGCGGATTGGCTCGTCGGCATGAACGCCTCGCGCGTGTACAGCCTCTTGCTGAAGGAACGCGGGATGAACGATGTGTTTTCCGTCGGGCGCGTGCAGACGCCGACATTGGCGCTGATCGTCCGGCGTGAGCGGGAAATTGAGCAGTTCCGCCCTGAACCGTTTTGGGAAGTCGTCGCCTCGTTTGTCATTGGCGACAAGCGTTATGAAGGAAAATGGACGGATAAAAACGGCCAAACGCGTCTTGGGGACGAGGAGATGGCGAAAAAGATCGCTGCCTTTTGCCAAGGAAAACGGGCGGAAGTCGCCGACGTCCACACAGAGCGGAAAACGTATCAGCCGCCGCTGTTGTTCAACTTATCGACGCTGCAAGCGACAGCGAACAAGTTGTACCGCTTCTCGCCGAAAAAGACGCTTGATGTGCTGCAATCGCTCTACCAAAAAGGGATCGTTTCGTATCCTCGTTCCGATTCGATGCATGTGACGAAAGGGGAAGCGGAAACGTTTCCCGCCATTTTGCAAAAGCTGTCCTCGTTTCCGGCGTACGCTTCGTATTTTCCGCTGCCGCAGCCGTCGATTTTACAGAATAAACGTTATGTAAACGAGAAAAAGGTGACGGACCATTACGCCATTATCCCGACCGAGCAAGTGGTGGATCCCGAGAAGCTGTCAGCCGACGAACGGAAGGTGTACGATTTGGTCGTCCGCCGCCTAATTGCCGCCCACCATCAGGCGGCGGTCATCGATTATACGACCGTCACAACGCTCGTTGACGGCCGGGCCCGCTTTGTTTCGAAAGGAAGACAAGTCGTCGAGGAAGGATGGCGCGCCGTCATCCGTCCGCATGAGGAGGAGAAAGATGCTGCGCTGCCTCTCCTTGAGCGAGGGGAGGCGGGGGAAGCGGCCGCTGTCAAGGTGAAAGAAGGGAAGACCGAGCCGCCGAAACGGTATACAGAAGGCGAACTCATCACCTTGATGAAAACGGCGGGAAAATTTTTGGACGATGAGGAACTGGAAAAAGTGCTCGCCAAAACGGAAGGGCTCGGCACGGAAGCAACAAGGGCGGCGATCATTACCATGCTGAAAGAGCGGAAGTATATTGAAGTGAAAAACAACCTCGTATATGCGACCGACAAGGCGAAAGTATTGATCGAGGCGCTCGGCGGCACGATTCTCGCCTCGCCGGAAATGACGGCGAAATGGGAGCAGCGCTTAAGCGAAATCGGCGAAGGGAGCGCCTCTCCCGCTGCCTTTATGGAACAGGTGAAAAAGTTGGCGCAAAAAGTGGTCGCTGACGCCATCGCCGCTGCGCCGAATTGGAATTTCAGAGGGGTTGACACCGCCTCGATCCAACGGACAAGGAAGAAAAAAACGATGGGCGAGAAGCTTGGACCGTGCCCGCTTTGCGGCGGGACCGTCGTCGACAAAGGAACGTTGTACGGCTGCGACCAGTACGCGAAAACAAAATGCCCGTTTACGATCTCCAAACGCATTCTCGGCAAATCGATTTCGGCGGCCAATGTGAAAAAACTGCTGGCGCAAGGGAAAACGAATGTCATCAAAGGGTTTAAAAAAGGCGAAAAAACGTTTGACGCCATCCTTGTCTGGGATGAAAACGAGAAGAAATTATCGTTTCAGTTTCCGAAGCGGTGA